The stretch of DNA CCGTCGAAGAAGTGGCCTGACGCCGCTTTGAGCGGCTTCAGTGAATAGCCGTCAGCCCGACATAAGGTAATCAGATAGCCAGCAGTAAAAGCAAAAACTACATACAGGTCAAATCGTGGGATGCCGGGCAGACAATACTGTCCCGTCCAACTATGGTAAAATGAAGCGTTTGTGCAAAGAAAGCGCTTCATTTTTGCTGCTTATATATAGGTTGTCAATTGCGCTACCGAATAGACGGCAGACGGCATACTCGAAAGCGCGACGAGAAGTGCGTCGATGATCGTTTTGTTCCTTGAGGTTTTTGCCAGTTGAATATTGAGGGTCTCGGCGTCGCGGAGCATATCGGCACGGGTCACGTCGTCAATGGAAGTGTCGTCAAGAATTATTTTGATAATCTGCAGAATAAGATCCCTGATTCTGGGATCCATGGAGGATTTTTCAGTGGCCCCGAGTCCGTATTCTCCGGCCGGAGCTTCCATGGCCGGAGGGGTGAATTCCGCGAGCTCAATATTAGGCGCATTGAGCCAGGCCGGGACATCATTCTCTTTTACGAAGACCTCGGGGTTTTCCCGGTACTTGCCTATAATGCCGGTTTTCCCGCCGTCCTCGACATAGGAATTACCTTCCAGGTTGATAAGGGCGCTTATCTGTCCCAGCATGTCCTGAGAAAGCATGACGAGGCCCAGCTCTTCAAGGCCCTCGGCAATCTTCCTGAGCTCAACGTGATCGGTTATCCCTGCGGCTGTCGCGAAATCAACGAGAGGAAAGAAAAAAAAGTTATGTGCTTCGGCTTCCGCCTTGTCATAAAGGTATGCAAGCAAGAGTTCTGCTAACTCGTCTGTCGTCAATGATCTCTCCTGTGTCGGCATTTGTAGTGAGGAATTATTATACCAGATTTGTGTTCCAAAGCGGGAAAAAATGAGCGCTGCCTTATTTGTTGGGATACGGCAAGAAAATGAGTTATGGTATAAAGTAAGGATATCAAAAAGAAAGGGGATTCCTTATTTATGGCTTCTGGCACAGAAAATGCGGACGGTTTCCATTGTAAACGCTTTTACGTTACCTGAGGTAGGAGATGCAAAGGCGTGAGGTTCAAGTCGAGAGGGGTGTCTATTCGCACTTGAAAGGATGTTCTGGTCCTGCTCTTTTGAATTAATCAAGATTGGATGCGCTATCTGACGGTGGATCTTACAACATTATCGCTGTTGGAAAATAGGCATAAACGGAATTCCCGTCGGTTCCCGAGATTTTCACGAGTTAAGCGAGGCGTGCGAGGCAAAAGAGTAGTTTTGATCATGAAACGTTGAGACGGGCATGGCAGAGACGGCGAAGAGCGCAAGCCGGTCTTAACGTTTGGGAATATCTTGAATTCAACAGGAGGTAACATATGGAAGGACGTTTTGCGCCGACGATGAAAACAGAAGAGGAGATGTTTACCTTTCAGCTTGAAGGACTAAAATGGACTCTGGATCACGTATACTGCGGCTCGGAATTTTACAGGAAAAGGTTTGATGAGGCGGGAATTAAGCCGGCTGACATAAAGACGCTGCAGGATATAGAAAAACTACCGTTCACCACAAGTAAAGACCTTCAGGAGGGCTATCCTTTTCCCTTGCAAAGCGTTCCGTTCGAGAAGATTGTGCGCATACATGCCTCAAGCGGCACCACCGGCAAGAGAAAAGTACTCTGTTATACCAACAAGGATATAGAAGACTGGGCCGCCATGTTTGCCAGGTGCTATCAATACGCAGGATGTACCAGGGAAGACAGAATCCAGATTGCCGTGGGATACGGCGTTTGGACCGCCGGAGCAGGCTTCCAGAACGGATGTGAAAAGTTCGGGGCCATGGCCATACCCGTGGGGCCCGGGAATCTCGACATACACTGCCAGTTTTTAGAGGACCTCCAGACGACAGTTATGTGTTGCACCGCATCGATGGGCCTTCTCATGGCGGAAGAAATAGACAAACTGGGCCTGCGCGGAAAAATAGCGCTAAAGAAGATGATATTCGGCGCTGAACGTTCGAGTGACGCCATGCGGGCAAAGATTTCTGAACTTTCCGGCGTGGCCGTGGAAGATCTCTACGATATTCCCGGTCTTACCGAACTTTACGGCCCCGGGACCGGTCTTGACTGTATCTATCACAAAGGTATCCATTATTGGGCGGACTATTATATTGTTGAGATTCTCGATCCTGACACGTTGAAACCCGTGAAGCCGGGTGAAGTCGGCGAAATGGTCGTAACCACGCTTCGCAAGGAAGCCGCCCCGCTTGTCCGCTACAGGACCAGGGATCTTACCCGGATTATCACTGAGAAGTGTCCCTGCGGAAGCATCATGCCCATGCATGACAGGATTTTGGGCAGGTCTGACGATATGTTCATCTTCAGGGCGGTAAACATCTACCCGAGCCATATCGAACAGATCCTCTCGAACATTGAGAACATTGGAAGTGAGTACCAGGTGTTTCTCGACAGGAAGTCCGACGGCAAAGATTACATGGTGGTTAAAGTGGAGAGGGAGCAGGGGGTTCACCCTGAGGAGAATGACCTCATAAGTAAACGCATAAAGAAAGAGGTGAAGAAGCAGATTCTGGTGAGCTGTGACGTGGAGATATGCGATTACTACGAATTGCCGAGATCTGAAAGAAAGACCAAAAGGGTATTCGACAGGAGAGATGACTAAAAAAGCGGGGGTGACTTACCGCCGTCTCAAGTGCGACCCGCACGCGAAGGAATGTTTGACGGCCGGCCACTATGGGGTAAGGATATTAGGCCCTGCTGAGATAAGGAACATGGGGACTGCGGTGGGGGGTGCATCATACAAGCTCACGCACTTAAAAGAGGTCCAATCATCCTTATTCGCCGGAGCTAAACCTGATTGAACGTTTCCGGAGCCGACTCAAATCTCGGTTGCGTAGTATCCTGTTGCATCTGTTCGATTCATTTGATGTGCTCTTGCAGACTGTTTTTCAAGTGCGGCGACTATAACCGCTCACTGTCCCGCAAGCTCCCGCACCGGACCCGCTCTGTCTGGGCGCGCACTTCACGCTCATAGGCTTGGGGGGAGAGGACAGTGCGCCCCTCAAAACGGACATGGTCCGGTCTCTTCGCGGTAAGGCCGTGACTGTGAGCGGTGATCACGCCTGCTGATGTAGCGGCGGTAGCCCCACTTTGGCCTGTCGAAAAGTGGTCCATATGCGATAAACGAGGGGGACGACGGGGGGGCTTATCTCGCATGACCCCGCCGGTGCTTTCTGAACTGCTCTCTCACTGTGTCAAGCTTCTTTTTCTGGGCGTCATTAAGCTCATTTTTTATTTCAGAAAAACTCCCGTCGATAATCCGGTCTACTTCAGGTTTGCCCTTGAGGAAATGTTCATGTAACTTTTGCGACATCTGTTCAAGGATTCTCCCGACGGCAATTTTCTGTTCGGCGTTAAGATCCAGACTCTTTGAGAGCCGTTCCGTGGCCTCCATCGTTCTGTTTCTGAAATCCTTTGGTCCGTGCATATGATGGGCCGGTTTGACAAGGAGCCATGTACCCACCGAGCCAAAGAGAATACCTGCGAGGAGCAGGAGAGCCACTCCCGATACCAGTTTCCAAACATTCATACATTCCCCCTTAAGTTGAAAAAATTGCAGATAAAGTCATTTCTTCCTCGCCGTTCACGAGCATATAAAGGGCGTCATAGTTTGAACCGAGGTTGAGTCCGATGAAACAGGCGACCAATATCAGTATAAGTACCAGCGGGGATGTGAGAGGGGTGAGCCGCCACACCACACTTTCGAATGAGGGCAGGAAACCTGGTTCAGGCCGAATGGGGCCAATCTCACGGACTTGGGCCATAAGCCCGGTCCTCCATCTTTGGCCGACCTCGATATTCTCTTTGTCCCGATAGGCCTGCCCCAGCGCCTGTCTAAGCTTTTCCTTTTCCTGACCGGAAGTTTTCATACATCGTTCCTCCTGCTTTTTGCCGCCTCAGTGAGCATTTCGTGAAGCTTCTTGCGGGACCGGAATAACCGTACCTTCACGTTGGCGATACTCAGACCCAGAAGATGAGCCGCCTCCTTTACCGAATTGCCCTCAAAGTAAATGAGTTCCAAAACCATTCTTTCCGCCGCGGAGAGTTTGTTGAGAGCCCAGTCCAGGACCTCTCTCGCTTCATTTTGAACCTTCGTTTCATGGAACGACCGGCTTGACTGATCCGACAGTGTCGCCTCAATCCATGCCTGGTGTTGTTCCGTGAGAGAACTCATAGAGATTTCCCGTGTTTTGTAATGATCGCGCCAGAAGTCATGGCAAGTCCTTACTGCAATCACGGAAACCCATGGCTTGAAGCCATTGTCGTTCTTGAAGGTAGATAACGATCGGTACGTTCTAAGGAACACGTCTTGTACTGTATCTTCCACATGTTCAAAGGGCACGTGTTTCTTCACGATGGCCAGCACGAGATTCTGATACCTGTCCACAAGATGTTCGAAAGCATTGACATTTCCGGCAACAATCTGACGGACAATTTCTGCATCTCTCGGACTATCAGCATCATCTGTCACTGCAGACATTCTCTCCATTATGCCTCAATCAATATAATAACGCATATGTTCGACCCGTACCGCAAGTCATGGTGATCAGTCACTCTGACAAATAAGAGTCGCTTTCTTCTCCTGAAAGGTTACAAAGTTCGGGCAGTGTAACCTTTCGGCGGCGCCTGGCGACTAATTCTGTAAAGGCGGATATGAGGCAATGACTTCGCAGCCGGAAAGAAACAAAACGCTTGGTGTGAATATTGAAAAGGCAGCAAGAGGGGGCCGTATGAGACCCGAGACGGTAATTGTTCCGTCGCCTCTTTAATATACGCTGCAATATGTATCTCTGACATCTGCTTGGGGTCACGCAGGGCGCCCGGACAACAGCAGATAGAGGAGACAGATGATGCGGACGATAGTCTGCAAATATAATTCATGGAGGGTAATATGAAAAACCTGTTTGCAATTGTCATAGCATTTTCACTGGTCTTTTGCATCGCCACGAGTAAGGCCGTCGCGGCTGATCCGGGCGACGTGAAAGCGGCCGACGGCGTACGATTCCATAAGAAGATGGATGTACCTCATAAGTCTTCAGGCCTTAATCTCTCCGGAGAACAAAAGGAAAAGGCGAAGGACCTGCGAAATCGGTTCCGTGCCGATACCCGCGACCTGAGGTATGACCTTGAGATGAAAAGGCTTGAAATGAGAAAACTCTTTACTGATCCGAATGCCAGCGAGGCGGCCATAGTCGCAAAACAGCGGGAGATCGGAACGCTGTTCCAGAAGCTGTTCGAGAAGCGGGCGCAGATGAAGATTGAGTGGAGGAAAATCCTCACTGCCGAGCAGATCAGTAACCTTGACCAGACGCCATGGGGGCAGGGGCACGGTCACATGAAGGGCCGGCATATGGGTCAGCACATGAGACCCGACATGGGACATGGATCTCATGGGGGTCCGGCATGTCCGGTATGGGACGGAAACCACTGAGGTTTATCCCAAGAAACTGAAGACGGAAAGAAATTTCAGGGCTGCCTCTTTATATACGGGCAGCCCTCCTCTTTGCTCGGACGAATGGAGTCTGGAACCTGAAAATCCCCGTGTCAGATTTTTGTACCGTAGGCGGTGTAGTCACCGTACTTTAAAACAGTCTGCAATGGCATCGTCAAATGAATCGAATAGATGCAAGACGCCACGCAGCCAAGATTTGAGCCAGCCCCGGAAACGTTCAATCAAGTTTAGTTCCGGCGAATAAGGATGATTGGATCTCTTTCAAGTACGTTAGCTATAATCAGATGTATGCGCGCGATTCCGCCTCGCTTGAGGCTCTGCAAGAAACCGGTCTCTGGCCCCCCATCTGTAGCCAAGGATCAAAAAGCGAAGACTATTCCGAAAGAAAAGCTTACCGGCTTATCGGGTTGCAACCTTGAGCGAGGCCCCGTAATTACACGTAAACTTGTAGTTGGGGGTGGCGGATCCTCTGAAAAAAAAGACGAAGGAAAGGAACCCGAGAACCACGCACAGGATCACGATCCATTTCCTCCTTATGTCCATGTTTAAAAGAAAAAGCAGGAATAGTATGACGCCGAAGGCCAGACAGAAGGGACAATACACTTTGCTTCTCACCTGAAAGGCCACAAGGAATACTTCTACGCCGGCGCCTGCAGAAACGAGGATACTGAGAAGCGGGTCTTTTTTCAAAATACTCAGGACGATGAACGCTGCCATATATATAATGCCAACGTACTTGAGGTCGAGTCCGAGGATATCGCCTTTCAGGTAGGAGCAGGACGTTTCACAAACGGCATAGAAGGCCATGGTCCCTATCGCGGCCAAGGCAAGCAGTATGTTGATAAGATATTTTCTTGACATGAGTGCCTGTTTCAGCATGGAGAAGCCTTTCGCAAACCGTCTCAGGGCAGAAGAAGGTTGATGATCAGCACTATGGCGCTCTGAATGAAATTGATAAGCGGATTCAAAATACCTAACCAGAGGGCTGCAAGGATGATGAAAAACCCGTAAGGCTCGATCCGCGCCAGAGAATATTGGAACTTTCTCGACGCGAACCCCATGAGAATTTTCGACCCGTCGAGAGGCGGTATTGGAATAAGGTTGAATGCGGCAAGCATCACGTTGATCCGGGCCATGTAATAAAACAGATCATGGATGGCGCTCGTGCCGTAGACGCTTAAGAAACGCAGGAGAAAAATGGAAATGAAGGCAAGAATGATGTTGGTCACGATCCCCGCCGAAGCCACAAAAATCAACCCCTTGCGAAAAGGTTGAAGGTTGTTGAAGTTTACAGGGACCGGTTTGGCCCAGCCGAACCCGAAGATGAAAAGCATGGCCGTTCCTATGGGATCAAGGTGTTTCAGGGGATTGAGAGCCAACCTTCCGAGCCACCTCGCAGTGGGATCGCCCATTTTGTTCGCCACCCACCCATGGGCCAGTTCGTGGAGGATGATGGAATAGAGGAGCGGAATGGCCACAAGAATAAATGTAAAGGGGTCCTTGAATAAGAGGTTTAAAAGTCCCATATGTTCTATATCATAAGTATCACACAGGTTTACGGGATTTTCAATGTAAACTTGACCGCCTTACCTCTATCCTTTGCAGTTCACAAGTCGCTATGGAAAAGCCCTGGATTCCCCCAACAGTTGATCAATAAGGTCATCCATGGTCTTCAGCGTTCTATGACAGAATAGCGGGAACAACGGATGGTATAGAATGACGACCCTCACGCAGGCAACGTGCGTGCGAGGGTCGAGGCATGGGAGCGTGGATTGAAACATTTCCTTATGTAGGCGCGCAGGTAGCGCGTGCGAGATTGAGGCGGCCCTTAGGGAGCGGCGTCTCGCGCGCCATAAATATGAGCCGTTGTTACCTCTTTGACAATCTTTTCCGTGATCCTCCCGCATATACCCATCAATACCTCAATCCCTTCAGGCGAAAGCTGCTCCCGATGGACGCCTGCAACCACGACAACCTTCCCGTTGAGACGTTTCGCCAATTCCTCGGCCATGGGCTTGACGATCTCGTCTTCCTTGTGGCTCAGGAACGTAAAGACTGAACTGGTAGCGCCTGACTTCCGGGGATCGGCGAGGCTCGGTCGGGCCTCGGCCATTCCCACCGCCCCTATATGATTTGCCCCGCCGACGAGATTCACCTGAAGGTCGCGGCCCAATAAATTGACTTGGGCGTGTATTTCAAAATCGCCGGTTCCTTCCGAAATAAGAAATGTCTGTAAAGCTCTGTCAGTTGTCATAAAAACCCTCCTATAGAAACATTATAGCAGATCCGCTCACCCTTGAAAGGTGGGAGCGGGCTTTTTTGTTGATTTTCTATCAAAAAAACGTGATGGTATATGTTTGTAAATTAAGGCGTTCCGGCAAAACGGAGCCACAAAATCAAGAGGTGCGCTATGGATTTGAAGAGCCTCATGACCGCATGGGAAGACAGAGGCGTCCTCAAAAAGGTTTCCCATCCCGTGAGCAGGGACCTTGAAATCACGGAAATATATCAGAGGGTTTTTCGGGAGAACGGGCCAGCCCTTCTTTTTGAAAACGTGAAGGATACGGGATACCCGCTTCTTATCAATATATTTGGCACATGGGAGAGGGTGTGGGACGTGTTCGGCGTTGCCTCCGAAAAGGAATTGATCGGCAGAGTGGAGTCTTTGCTAAGCGTGGAGCAACCCGTCGGTCTTCTTGACAAGGTCAGGACATTGTGGAAGTTGAAAGACCTCGCGGGCATACTCCCCAGGAGCGCGAAGAAGGCCCCATGCCAACAGCATGTCATAGAGGGACCTGATATCAACCTTGACTCTTTCCCTGTTATGAAGTGCTGGCCGGAAGATGCGGGAAGGTTCATCACACTGCCGGCGGTGATTACGAAGGATGCTGTTACCGGCAGACAG from Syntrophobacterales bacterium encodes:
- a CDS encoding phenylacetate--CoA ligase — protein: MEGRFAPTMKTEEEMFTFQLEGLKWTLDHVYCGSEFYRKRFDEAGIKPADIKTLQDIEKLPFTTSKDLQEGYPFPLQSVPFEKIVRIHASSGTTGKRKVLCYTNKDIEDWAAMFARCYQYAGCTREDRIQIAVGYGVWTAGAGFQNGCEKFGAMAIPVGPGNLDIHCQFLEDLQTTVMCCTASMGLLMAEEIDKLGLRGKIALKKMIFGAERSSDAMRAKISELSGVAVEDLYDIPGLTELYGPGTGLDCIYHKGIHYWADYYIVEILDPDTLKPVKPGEVGEMVVTTLRKEAAPLVRYRTRDLTRIITEKCPCGSIMPMHDRILGRSDDMFIFRAVNIYPSHIEQILSNIENIGSEYQVFLDRKSDGKDYMVVKVEREQGVHPEENDLISKRIKKEVKKQILVSCDVEICDYYELPRSERKTKRVFDRRDD
- a CDS encoding sigma-70 family RNA polymerase sigma factor, whose protein sequence is MSAVTDDADSPRDAEIVRQIVAGNVNAFEHLVDRYQNLVLAIVKKHVPFEHVEDTVQDVFLRTYRSLSTFKNDNGFKPWVSVIAVRTCHDFWRDHYKTREISMSSLTEQHQAWIEATLSDQSSRSFHETKVQNEAREVLDWALNKLSAAERMVLELIYFEGNSVKEAAHLLGLSIANVKVRLFRSRKKLHEMLTEAAKSRRNDV
- a CDS encoding Spy/CpxP family protein refolding chaperone, which gives rise to MKNLFAIVIAFSLVFCIATSKAVAADPGDVKAADGVRFHKKMDVPHKSSGLNLSGEQKEKAKDLRNRFRADTRDLRYDLEMKRLEMRKLFTDPNASEAAIVAKQREIGTLFQKLFEKRAQMKIEWRKILTAEQISNLDQTPWGQGHGHMKGRHMGQHMRPDMGHGSHGGPACPVWDGNH
- a CDS encoding site-2 protease family protein, translating into MGLLNLLFKDPFTFILVAIPLLYSIILHELAHGWVANKMGDPTARWLGRLALNPLKHLDPIGTAMLFIFGFGWAKPVPVNFNNLQPFRKGLIFVASAGIVTNIILAFISIFLLRFLSVYGTSAIHDLFYYMARINVMLAAFNLIPIPPLDGSKILMGFASRKFQYSLARIEPYGFFIILAALWLGILNPLINFIQSAIVLIINLLLP